The stretch of DNA CGCTCGATATCCGGCGCGCCGCCGGGGTTGGACGGGCTCGGATAGCTCAGCACCGGGCCGTTCGACGTCCGGTCCGCCGCGACGCAGAGCGAGGCGCTGCCCATGCCGCGCTCGATCTCGAAGGAGGCGGTCTGGAGCACGCGCGCGCCGGTCGCGCAGGCCTGGGAGACCTGGGTGCCGGGCACGGCGTCGTTGCCGATCATCTTCATCAGCCAGGGCAGGCCGAAAAAACTCGATTCCTGGGGCGTCGTGATGCCCATCACCGCATGGTCGAAACTCTGCGGGTCGATCTCCCGCTCGGCCAGCGCCTCCCTGGCGACATGGGCGGCGAACCGGATCGAATGCAGCTCGGCGAAGCTGTTCTGCCATTTGGAGAACGGCGTGCTCCAATAGCCGCCATAGGGGATGCGGACATTCTCGATCGCGGCCATGAGGCGGCTCCTTCTTCGGCTATCCCGGACAATGGCGTGAGTGTACACACGGCGGCAACCCGGTCCAGAGGGGCTGACGCGATGCAGGCCATGCGAAAGGCGGCCTGCACGGCGTACAGCGATTGCGGCGCCGGACCTGCGGAGTCGCCACAGCCCAACGGTGCGGTCAGGGCAGCGGGCAGGTCGGGTCGGTCACCGCGGTAAATCTGGCCAGACGGGAAAGAATGCCGTTGAACGTGCGCGCCGGTCCCGCCGCGCCGTAGAGTTCGGGCATCGTCCTGGGCGTGTCGTTGCCGAACCAGACGCCGATCACCAGGTCCGCGGTATAGCCCATGAACCACGCATCGGTGAATTCGTCGCCCGTGCCGGTCTTGCCCGCGACATTCACCTTTGACGGCGGGCCGCACCCGGCAGCCTCGCCCGGTCCGCGCTCGCGCCTCGTCCGGATGGCCTCCGACACGCCCAGTGCCGCCGGTCGGCCGGTGCCGTGCTTCACCACGTCGAGCAGCATGGCGTTCAGGTCGCTGACATGGTGCGGATCGAAGATCGGGGGCCTGGCCCGGGTCTCGCGCTGCCACACGATGTCGCCCGATTCCCGCATGATCGCGAGCATGGCGTAGGGCGTTGCCCGCCGGCCGCCGTTGGCAAGCACGCCGTAGGCGCCCATCATCTCGATCAGCGGCACGCCGCTCTGGCCCAGGGCGATGCCCCATTTTGCCTTGAGGTATCGCGTCTGGAGGCCGAGCCGCCGCAGCACGTCGAACAGACGTTTGTATCCGACCTGCTTGCGCAGCAGATGAACCGCGGCCGTGTTGATCGACTTCACGAGGCCGTCGCGCATCGGAACCTTGCGCCGGTACACCGCGCCGTCATGGTTGGCCGGCTCGTAGCGTTTCCCGCCGGGGATCGGAATGCTGACCGGGCCGGCGTCGATGAGCTGGCTCGGCTTCAGTCCGCGCTCGAGCGCCGCCAGGTAGAGGAACGGCTTGAACGCCGAGGCCGGCGGGCGCGGGAAGAGTTTTTTCGTCCGCTTCGCCCGGTTGGTGCCGCGCGATTTCGGATCGTCGCCGGCGCCGCCCACCATGGCGAGAACCCTGCCGTCGGGACGCATGACGACGACCGCGCCTTCGGCGACCGGAATTCCCCTGTCCCGCCAGCGCCGGACTTCCCTTTGGAGTTCGGCCCTGGCGTAGACATGCGCCTCGGCGTCCAGCGCGGTGACGATCTTGTATTTTCCGTCGGGCCGGTCGCGAAGGACCTTCCTCGCGCGGGGCTCGATCCACATCCACAGATGCCCGAGATAGGGCTTGTTGGGGCGGACCCCGGCCGGGCGCAGGCGGAACCCGGCGCCGAAGGATGCGCCGGCCGGCGCGTAGCCCTGCTGTTTCATAAGTTCCAGAATCAGCCTGGCGCGCTCCTCGGCTCCCGAACGATCGTTGAAAAAGTTCCATCTGGACGGTTTCTTGATCGCCGCCGCCAATAAAACGGCCTCCCCGAGCGACAGGTCTTTCGCATGTTTTCCGAAATAGTGACGGGAGGCCGTTTCCACGCCGTAATTCCGGTTCCCCAGGTAAACGCGGTTGGCGTAGAGTTCGAGTATCTCGTCGTTCTCCAGATGAAATTCCATCTTGAGGGCCCAGACGAACTCGACGATCTTTCGCCAGATGCTGCGGTATTCGCTGGACAGAAGGTTCCGGGCCAGTTGCTGCGGCACCGTGCTGTTGCCGGCGCAATCCCGACTTCGCAAGCCTGTCGATTTTGCCAGGTAGCAGAGCGTCGCTTCGCCGAATTTGAAGACGATGTACGGCAATCGATAGGCCGTCGGCCTGTCGAACTTGTTGTCCTCGCTGGCGATAACCGCATTGAAAAAATCTTCCGAAATATTCTCGCGGCTGTAATTCAGGCTGTAGTCGTAGCGGTTGCCGATCAGCCGCAGACGGACGAGGGCTCCTCCATTGCCCTGCGCCGGGATTGTCGTCTTCTCGACATGGTAGTGGACCGATCGGGCGATTTGCCGGGTCTGGTCGGCATCTGGGAGGCGAAACCAGATGTAGATTACCGATACGGTGGATGCTGCTATCGCAAGGGCCAGGAAAGCGGCGGTGTAGCGGAGCCGCCTTTTCGTCCGCCCGGCCGGGCCGGAGGGCCGGCCCGCCTTTTTGCCTCGCGTCGGCGAAGTCGGCCTGGACCGACGCTGCGACTTGCGGCCCGGCTTCCCGGAGGGCTTGGGCCCGTCTCCCAGGAGGAACCGGATCGTCGCTTCCCGGAACGCGAGGTCGGATGGCTTGGCGCGGCCCTCGCGCTCAAGACCTTCGAGGCGCTTCAGGCGCCGGTCGCGGCGCGCTTCGACCGACAGTGTGGCGACCTGCCCGAGGAACGCGGCGAGGGTCAGCGCCAGCAGCGACGACAGAACGACGAGCGCGTGTAGCGGATTGGGGAACAGGGCTGCCGCGAGTACCGACGCCGCCAGGTGCGCCAGCAACACCGGTAAAAAGAGCTTGGCGACCGGCTGCGTGCGCCAATGGTAATGGTGGAAGGGACCGCGGCGCCGTGCCAGCGCGCCGGCAAGGGCCATCGATACCAGGCCCAGCGCGCCCATCGCGGCGTGGACGGTTGCCAATTCGAGCCAGCCTTCCAATAACCGGCCGGCACCGGGCCATAGCGCCCATTCCTTTAGCGCCGGCGCCCCCGCCGCTGCAGACGAAAACAGGTCGGACCGGTCGTGGAACGCCCGCGCCGCGAGCAGCGGCCAGAACACGGCAACGGCCGTCGCGAAAGCCAGCCGCCCGGGCGGCAGGAAATGCCGGTTGAGGGGCGTGAGGGCGAAGGGATGGCGGATCGGTCCCCGGACGGGATGGAGCGGCACGCCCAGCACCCAGAGCCGGAAGACGGCGAGCGCGACGAGGTTCCAGAGACCCGCCAGGATCGCGGTCGGGACCCAGACAGCGACGGGAACCCCGGGAAGCGCGAAGCCCTCCGGCACCGGAAGCAGGGCTGCGAGGTCTTTCGCCGTCGGAAGTCCGGAGTTTGGCGGCATTAGTCGCGCCAGGAATTCGAACGCCTGCCAGTACAACTGCGCCGCGATATCGACCTGGGCGACCGCGATAGCGACGAGGACAATAACAAGGCCGGTCCCGCCAACAAATCCGGCAAAGCCCCTGAAACCGGCGCCGGCGCTCCGCTGACCGGGGGAATCGTTCATGATCGTCCGAAGCGGGCGCGGACTTTCCCCACAGCGGCCATGAACCGCCTCCATTTTTGGGTATCCCGGAGGTTGCCGCGAGTGTACACACGGCGGCGAACCGGTCCAGAGGGGTGACGCAATGCAGGCCATCCGCGGGACGGGCAATTGTCCGGGCGGTCACCGCCGATGACGGTCCTGCGCATCCTTGCCGGCGCGGTTTTGCTCAACCTGATGACCGGCTCGCTCTATGCCTGGAGCCTGTTCATCGCGCCCGCCCAGGAGGCGCTGGATGTCGGGCGGGCGGCGGTCAGCAGCATCTTTGCGGTCGCGACCGTCGCCTTCGCCGCCACCATGTTCCTGGCACCGGTGCTGGTCCGGCCGGGCACGGCGCTCAAACCGGCCCTCGCGACGACGGCGCTGGCGGCCGGCGGGCTGCTGCTCTCGGGCATGGCCGAAAGCCTGTGGGGCGTGATTCTGGGCTACGGCGTCCTGTTCGGCTTCGCCAGCGGCATCGCCTACAGCGCGGCCCTGCAATCGGCGGTTGGCGCGCTGGAGAGCCGGCGCGGCCTGGCGACCGGCATCGCGGTTTCCTCCTACGCGCTGGGCGCCGTCGTCTTCGCGCCGCTGTTCCGTATCGGCCCCGAACGCTGGGGCGTGTGGGATACCTTCCTGGTCATTGCGGCGATTTTCGCGGCCATGGGGATCGTCAGCGCGATTCTGATTGCCCCGGCGCAGATTCCGCGCCCCGACGACCAGAAGGGCGGCGCGGCAGTCTCCGGCCCGTTCTGGCGCCTGTGGCTCTGCTTTTTCTGCGGCTGCACGGCCGGGCTGATGGCGCTCGGCCACGCTGCTGCCATCGTCAACGCCTACGATTTGGTCGCGCCGGCCGCCGCGCTCGGCACCGGCCTGATCACGGCGGCGAACGGCGCCGGGCGGCTGGCCTCCGGCTTCGCCACCGATTACCTGCGGCCGCGCACCGTCCTGCTCCTCGCGAAGATACTGGCCGCGGCCGTGCTCGGCGCGCTCGCGATATTCGGCTCGGCGCCGCTGGTCTATATCGTCCTCGCGCTGATCGGCTTCGCCTATGGCAGCATGGCGAGCGGCTATCCGGCGGCGACGGTGCAATATTACGGCCCGGCCAACCTGGGCCGGGTCTACGGCCGGCTGTTCAGCGCCTGGGGCGTGGCCGGGCTGACCGCGCCGCTGATCGCCGGCGCCCTGTTCGACCGGACCGGCACCTACACCCTGGCGCTTGCCGTCGCGGCCGCCGCGGCGGTCCTGGGCCTCGTCTTCCTGTGGACCGTCCCGCCGCCGCCGGAAGCGCGGGAGGACACAACGTAACAAGCCGCTCGAACCGACAACCTGCCGGGAAAACGATTGAATTTTGCCGACGCTGCCAAATAAGTTTGGCACATGACCCCCGAGTTCGTTGCAATCCTCGTTCTTGCCGGCATTCTCGGACCGCTCCAGATCGCGATCCTCGGCTTCCTTTGGAGTCTCGCAGGCCGTGTCGGCAAGGTCGAAGGATTGCTCGAAGCCATGGCCGCAGGGCAAAAGCGCGAATAAGCCGCGTTGGCGGCTTTCGGCGGCGCGCCGCTGGTCTATATCGTTATCACGCCGATCGGCTGAACCGGTCCTTTACCTCGGCGCTCGCCGTCGCTGCCGTTGCGGCGGTCCTGGGCCTCGTCTTCCTGTGGACCGTCCCGCCGCCGCCGGAGACCGCCGGGGCGACCGGGTAGACGAAGGGGAAGGAAACCGGGAAGGATGTGAGCGGACGATGGCGGGCGGACGGAAGGGCAGAGAGATGGTCGAGCGCAAATTCTCACTGGCTGCGATTTGCGCCGGGCTGGTGCTGTTGTGCGCCGTCGCGGCGCAGGCAGACTACAAGGCGGGCCAGCGCGCCTGGGAAGACGGGCGCCATGCCCGGGCCGTGGCGCAATGGAAGGTGGCGGCGAAGGCGAACGACGCCCGCGCGATGCTGGCGCTGGGTCTGGCCTACGCCAAGGGGCTGGGCGTGCCGCAGGACTATGTCGAGGCGCACAAATGGTTCGATCTCGCCGCCGCGCGCGGCAGCGCCAGGGCGGTGCCCGAACGCGATGCGTTGGCGATCGACATGACGGCGCGGGAACGAGCCGAGGCGCGCAAACTTGCCCAGGCCTGGCGGCCCGGCAAGAAGCGGGCAGCGACGGTGAAAGCTGCGAAACGCAAACCGGCGGCGAAGACTTCCGCGAAACGCAAACCCGCGGCGGCGAAGAAATCGGCAAAAAGAAAACCGGTGGCGCAGAAATCCGCGAAACCGAAATCCGCGGCTGGCAAGCAAGCCCTGCAGACGGCTGAGCAAAACCGTCTCGACCTGTTGTGGCCGGCGGGCAAAGAGTTCCGGGATTGCGATTTCTGCCCGCAGATGGTCGTCGTTCCGGCGGGCAGTTTCACGATGGGCGGCGAGTCCGAGGGACCGCGCCATCGCGTGACCGTTATGCGGCGCTTCGCGGTGAGCAAATTTGAAATCACCTTTGCGCAATGGGACGCCTGCGTGAACGCGGGCGGCTGCGGCGGCCACCGGGCCGGGGACCGCATCTGGGGCCGCGGCCAGCGCCCGGCGATCTATGTGAGCTGGCGCGACGCGCGGGCCTACGTCCGCTGGCTGCAGCAGTTCCTGGGGCAGCCCTACCGGATGCTCTCCGAAGCGGAATGGGAGTATGCCGCGCGCGCCGGCACCCGGTCCTCCTTCCCCTGGGGCGCTGCCGCGGGCCGGAACCGGGCGAACTGCAAGGGGTGCGGGAGCCGCTGGGACGGCCGGAAAACAGCAAAAGTCGGGACATTCCCGGCCAACGCCTTCGGGCTGCACGACATGCACGGCAACGTCCGCGAATGGGTGGCCGATTGCTGGCACGCCAGCTATCGCGGCGCCCCGGCGGACGGCAGCGCCCGGACGGAGGGCGCCGATTGCCGGAAGCGCGTGCTGCGCGGCGGCTCGTGGAGCGACATTCCCTGGGATATGCGCAGCGGCAGGCGCATGTCAGGCAGGTGGAAGGACCGCAACAGCAAGACAGGGTTCCGCGTCGCCATGACGATCGAGCCCTGAACAGCCGCCGGGCTGCCCGAAACGGCCGGACGGATCAGAACGCGAAGGCGCAGGTTTCCGACGGAATGTGGATCGTCTGGAAATAGACCGGACTGTCGTCGTGCGCCACGGCCCGCGCGCGCAGCTCCAGAACCGGCGCGACGGGCGCGCGTCCGGGAAACAGGTCGCGTACTGCATCGAAATCGGCGCAGTGGATTTCCGTACTCGCCCGGGCGGTCGCGACGCCGAACTCGTCTTGCAGGAAGCTGCGGATGTTGACCGCGTGGAGTTCTTCCGGTGCGATTTCGAGAATGCCCGGCGCGGTCCGGGTGCGCAGGACCATGCGCCCGATAACCGCCTCCCCGTTGGACATCGTCAGGTTGCGGCGAATCCGGACATAGCTGTCGTCCGCGCCGAGAAAGGCGGACCAGACGGGCGCCAGGGGATCGGCCGGTTCGCCCCGGTCCGGTTCCGGGCCGCCGATCTCGTCAATCCGGATTTGCTCCGCCTCGACTGTCAGGCGGCGGCCGCTCTCGCGGTCGACGATGCGGAAATGCCAGATCGCGCTCGAGAAGCCGTCGCCGAGCACGACCCGGCTGCCGTAGCCGCTGCGCCGCACGATCTCGCCGCGCTGCTGGAGCTGCTGCAGGGCCGCCTGAACGGTTCCCACGCTGACGCCGAAGATTTCCGCAAGCCGCTTTTCCGGCGGCAGCAGGTCTCCGTCCCTGAGCACGCCATCGCGCATCGCTTGCGCCACCGCGAGGCGGACGGCGCTGCGCTTGGTGCGCGCCGCCGGATCCGCCGCGCCGTCGAGATAGGCGGCCAGGGCGCGTTCGACCGGATCGGTCAATGGCGGCCCGTCAGGCACGGCGCAGCGCCCGGAGCAGGACGAACAGGGTGAGCGCCAGAAAGACCAGGGCGATCGGGCTGCCGAAGAAGGCGGTCAGGTCCGACTGGTGCAGGCGCAGAGACTGGCGCACCGAATTTTCCAGCATGCCGCCGAGCAGGAAGCCGATCACCATGCAGACGATCGGGAAGCCGAGGCGCTGGAAGGCCAGGCCGAGGCAGGCGAAGGCGAGCATCACGCCGACGCCGAAGATCGACTGGTTGGGCAGGTAGACGCCGACGATGCACATCACCAATACGGGCGGCAGGATGATCGCGCGCGGCGTCCGGGCGATCCGGGCCCAGAGCGGGATGCCGATGCGGCCGATGACCAGGTGGACGCCGTTGGCCATCAGCATCGAGGCGAACAGGGCGTAGACCAGTTCGCCGTGATTGGTCAGCATGAAGGGGCCGGGCACGATGCCGTGGATGATGAAGGCGCCGATCAGCAGGGCCGCCGCGATGTTGCCGGGAATGCCGAGCGCGATGGTCGGCACCAGGTTCGCACCGACAACGGCACTGTTCGCCGCCTCGGTCGCGATGATGCCCTGCGGGTTGCCCCGGCCGAAGCTCTGCGGCTCCTTCGAGGCCCGCCGCGCCGCGCCATAGCTGAGGAAGGCGGCCAGCGTGACGCCAAGGCCGGGCAGCATGCCGACGCCGGAGCCGATCAGCGCCGAGCGCCCGATGGTCTTCCAGTGGCCGAAGAATTCGCGCGCCGGCAGGCGGGTCTCGATCCGGGCGTATTCCTCGACGCTGAGGCGTTTCTCGCCCCTGGCCCGCCACAATTCGAACAGCTGGCCGAGCACCGAGGCCATGGCGAGCGAGCCGACGGCGAGGGAGAACAGGGGAAAGCCGTCGTAGAGCTCGACCTCGTCGAACACCATGCGTTGGGAGCCGTCGACCGGGTCGAGGCCGACGGTCGACAGGAACACGCCGAAGGCGATGGCGATCAGGCCCTTGATCGGCGAATCGCCGGAGATGCCCGAGAGCAGGGCGAAAGCGAACAGCAGCACGGCGGTGTATTCGAGCGGGCCGAATTCCAGCGCGATCGCGGCGAAGGGCACGACGAGCACGATCAGCAGGAGATCGGAAATCGTGTCCCCCGTGACCGAGGAGAACAGCGCGAACTTGAGCGCGCGCTGGGATTCGCCGCGCCTGGCCATCGGATGGCCGTCCAGCGCGGTCGCCGCGGCTTCCGGCGTTCCCGGCGAATTGAGCAGGATGGCCGGTATCGCGCCGCCCGACGTGCCTCCCTTGTTGACGCCGACCAGAAAGGCGATGGCGGCGAGCGGCGACATGTAGAAGGTGATCGGGATCAGGACCGCGAGCGCCGTCACGCTGCCCAGCCCCGGAATCACGCCGATGACGATGCCGA from Rhodospirillaceae bacterium encodes:
- a CDS encoding formylglycine-generating enzyme family protein, translating into MVVVPAGSFTMGGESEGPRHRVTVMRRFAVSKFEITFAQWDACVNAGGCGGHRAGDRIWGRGQRPAIYVSWRDARAYVRWLQQFLGQPYRMLSEAEWEYAARAGTRSSFPWGAAAGRNRANCKGCGSRWDGRKTAKVGTFPANAFGLHDMHGNVREWVADCWHASYRGAPADGSARTEGADCRKRVLRGGSWSDIPWDMRSGRRMSGRWKDRNSKTGFRVAMTIEP
- a CDS encoding transglycosylase domain-containing protein, with the translated sequence MNDSPGQRSAGAGFRGFAGFVGGTGLVIVLVAIAVAQVDIAAQLYWQAFEFLARLMPPNSGLPTAKDLAALLPVPEGFALPGVPVAVWVPTAILAGLWNLVALAVFRLWVLGVPLHPVRGPIRHPFALTPLNRHFLPPGRLAFATAVAVFWPLLAARAFHDRSDLFSSAAAGAPALKEWALWPGAGRLLEGWLELATVHAAMGALGLVSMALAGALARRRGPFHHYHWRTQPVAKLFLPVLLAHLAASVLAAALFPNPLHALVVLSSLLALTLAAFLGQVATLSVEARRDRRLKRLEGLEREGRAKPSDLAFREATIRFLLGDGPKPSGKPGRKSQRRSRPTSPTRGKKAGRPSGPAGRTKRRLRYTAAFLALAIAASTVSVIYIWFRLPDADQTRQIARSVHYHVEKTTIPAQGNGGALVRLRLIGNRYDYSLNYSRENISEDFFNAVIASEDNKFDRPTAYRLPYIVFKFGEATLCYLAKSTGLRSRDCAGNSTVPQQLARNLLSSEYRSIWRKIVEFVWALKMEFHLENDEILELYANRVYLGNRNYGVETASRHYFGKHAKDLSLGEAVLLAAAIKKPSRWNFFNDRSGAEERARLILELMKQQGYAPAGASFGAGFRLRPAGVRPNKPYLGHLWMWIEPRARKVLRDRPDGKYKIVTALDAEAHVYARAELQREVRRWRDRGIPVAEGAVVVMRPDGRVLAMVGGAGDDPKSRGTNRAKRTKKLFPRPPASAFKPFLYLAALERGLKPSQLIDAGPVSIPIPGGKRYEPANHDGAVYRRKVPMRDGLVKSINTAAVHLLRKQVGYKRLFDVLRRLGLQTRYLKAKWGIALGQSGVPLIEMMGAYGVLANGGRRATPYAMLAIMRESGDIVWQRETRARPPIFDPHHVSDLNAMLLDVVKHGTGRPAALGVSEAIRTRRERGPGEAAGCGPPSKVNVAGKTGTGDEFTDAWFMGYTADLVIGVWFGNDTPRTMPELYGAAGPARTFNGILSRLARFTAVTDPTCPLP
- a CDS encoding MFS transporter, which translates into the protein MTVLRILAGAVLLNLMTGSLYAWSLFIAPAQEALDVGRAAVSSIFAVATVAFAATMFLAPVLVRPGTALKPALATTALAAGGLLLSGMAESLWGVILGYGVLFGFASGIAYSAALQSAVGALESRRGLATGIAVSSYALGAVVFAPLFRIGPERWGVWDTFLVIAAIFAAMGIVSAILIAPAQIPRPDDQKGGAAVSGPFWRLWLCFFCGCTAGLMALGHAAAIVNAYDLVAPAAALGTGLITAANGAGRLASGFATDYLRPRTVLLLAKILAAAVLGALAIFGSAPLVYIVLALIGFAYGSMASGYPAATVQYYGPANLGRVYGRLFSAWGVAGLTAPLIAGALFDRTGTYTLALAVAAAAAVLGLVFLWTVPPPPEAREDTT
- a CDS encoding GntR family transcriptional regulator; protein product: MTDPVERALAAYLDGAADPAARTKRSAVRLAVAQAMRDGVLRDGDLLPPEKRLAEIFGVSVGTVQAALQQLQQRGEIVRRSGYGSRVVLGDGFSSAIWHFRIVDRESGRRLTVEAEQIRIDEIGGPEPDRGEPADPLAPVWSAFLGADDSYVRIRRNLTMSNGEAVIGRMVLRTRTAPGILEIAPEELHAVNIRSFLQDEFGVATARASTEIHCADFDAVRDLFPGRAPVAPVLELRARAVAHDDSPVYFQTIHIPSETCAFAF
- a CDS encoding tripartite tricarboxylate transporter permease yields the protein MIEQLIAGFGNALTVTNLLFIAAGITLGIVIGVIPGLGSVTALAVLIPITFYMSPLAAIAFLVGVNKGGTSGGAIPAILLNSPGTPEAAATALDGHPMARRGESQRALKFALFSSVTGDTISDLLLIVLVVPFAAIALEFGPLEYTAVLLFAFALLSGISGDSPIKGLIAIAFGVFLSTVGLDPVDGSQRMVFDEVELYDGFPLFSLAVGSLAMASVLGQLFELWRARGEKRLSVEEYARIETRLPAREFFGHWKTIGRSALIGSGVGMLPGLGVTLAAFLSYGAARRASKEPQSFGRGNPQGIIATEAANSAVVGANLVPTIALGIPGNIAAALLIGAFIIHGIVPGPFMLTNHGELVYALFASMLMANGVHLVIGRIGIPLWARIARTPRAIILPPVLVMCIVGVYLPNQSIFGVGVMLAFACLGLAFQRLGFPIVCMVIGFLLGGMLENSVRQSLRLHQSDLTAFFGSPIALVFLALTLFVLLRALRRA